One part of the Candidatus Neomarinimicrobiota bacterium genome encodes these proteins:
- a CDS encoding SDR family oxidoreductase, protein QDVVGHKLMDRGAHIFCMTSSGGHTAWPNYGAVSAAKAAIEAHIRQIALELAPKKIAANALRAGVTDTPALRKIPGNEQMIARALQSNPGGRLTTPEDVADAVLTFAGMNTWITGNIIGIDGGEDNAG, encoded by the coding sequence CCAGGACGTTGTGGGACATAAACTGATGGATAGGGGTGCTCATATTTTTTGCATGACCAGTTCAGGTGGTCACACTGCCTGGCCCAACTATGGAGCGGTTTCAGCCGCCAAGGCCGCTATTGAAGCACATATCCGTCAGATTGCTCTTGAGTTAGCGCCTAAGAAGATTGCCGCTAACGCTCTTCGTGCCGGAGTAACTGATACTCCCGCCTTACGTAAAATACCGGGCAATGAGCAAATGATAGCCCGGGCTTTACAAAGCAACCCCGGCGGTCGCTTAACGACTCCGGAAGATGTGGCTGATGCAGTCCTGACCTTTGCCGGTATGAATACCTGGATCACTGGAAATATTATTGGTATCGATGGTGGCGAGGATAACGCGGGGTAA